A single region of the Tepidisphaeraceae bacterium genome encodes:
- the msrB gene encoding peptide-methionine (R)-S-oxide reductase MsrB — translation MNVKVFDEKGQLIGPIDLPRVEKSDAEWQKQLTREQYLVARNKGTERPFCGTLLDNKEKGVYACICCGLPLFSSDSKFNSGTGWPSFFSPVAAENVIEDVDTAHGMRRTEILCARCDCHLGHVFDDGPRPTGLRYCVNSESLRFVRSDALATLAEPVAQ, via the coding sequence ATGAACGTGAAAGTATTCGACGAGAAGGGACAGTTGATCGGCCCCATTGACCTGCCGCGCGTCGAGAAGAGCGACGCCGAATGGCAGAAGCAGCTGACGCGCGAGCAGTACCTCGTCGCCCGCAACAAGGGCACCGAGCGCCCCTTCTGCGGCACGCTGCTCGACAACAAGGAGAAAGGCGTCTACGCCTGCATCTGTTGCGGCCTGCCGTTGTTCTCGTCCGACTCGAAGTTCAACAGCGGCACCGGTTGGCCGAGCTTCTTCTCACCCGTGGCGGCGGAAAACGTGATCGAGGACGTCGACACTGCCCACGGCATGCGCCGCACCGAGATCCTCTGCGCCCGGTGCGACTGCCATCTCGGTCACGTCTTCGACGACGGCCCACGACCCACCGGCCTCCGCTATTGCGTGAACAGCGAATCCCTTCGCTTCGTGCGCAGCGACGCGCTGGCGACGCTGGCAGAGCCCGTGGCGCAGTAG
- a CDS encoding PepSY-like domain-containing protein, translating to MKRELLALSLALCVAAPVLAEDKPKDDTKHEHKHDKKDKSEKIKAEDLPAKVMTAFKNLYPNATITEVEKETKDGKVEYEIEFKDADGKEHDVEFNAEGEKIDD from the coding sequence GTGAAACGTGAACTGCTCGCCCTATCGCTCGCGCTGTGCGTCGCCGCCCCCGTACTGGCCGAGGACAAGCCAAAGGATGACACCAAGCACGAACACAAGCACGACAAGAAGGACAAAAGCGAGAAGATCAAAGCCGAGGACCTGCCCGCGAAGGTGATGACCGCCTTCAAGAACCTCTATCCGAACGCCACGATCACCGAGGTTGAGAAGGAAACGAAGGACGGCAAGGTCGAGTACGAGATCGAGTTCAAGGACGCCGACGGCAAGGAACACGACGTCGAGTTCAACGCCGAAGGTGAGAAGATCGACGACTGA
- a CDS encoding PfkB family carbohydrate kinase, with amino-acid sequence MSLLVTGSIGIDTVETPFGKRDNVLGGSAIYFSYAASFFAPVRLVGVVGDDAPQSVFDTFKDRDVDASGLEVRTGSKTFRWHGSYVKDMNEAQTVEVDLNVLAERAPKIPQNFLASRYVFLANTHPVLQQEMATNLKDAKLIVADTMNLWIQTERPELVKMLGKIHGLVLNDGEARLLTGEKNLITAARAVLKMGPKFVVIKKGEHGSMLVGDRDVFVLPAYPADKVVDPTGAGDSFAGGMMGYLATQQSLSPSTIRRAMAFGTVIASHTIADFSLAGLQATTRDAIDDRYDAFKQAISF; translated from the coding sequence ATGTCCCTCCTCGTCACCGGCTCCATCGGCATCGATACCGTCGAAACTCCCTTCGGCAAGCGCGACAACGTGCTCGGCGGTAGCGCGATCTACTTCAGTTACGCGGCCTCGTTCTTCGCGCCCGTACGCCTCGTGGGCGTGGTGGGTGACGATGCCCCGCAGAGCGTCTTCGACACCTTTAAAGATCGCGACGTCGACGCCAGTGGCCTCGAAGTCCGCACCGGCAGCAAGACCTTCCGCTGGCACGGCTCGTACGTGAAGGACATGAACGAGGCCCAGACCGTCGAGGTCGACCTCAACGTGCTCGCCGAGCGCGCCCCGAAGATCCCGCAGAACTTCCTCGCCAGCCGCTACGTCTTCCTCGCCAACACCCACCCCGTATTGCAGCAGGAGATGGCCACTAACCTGAAGGACGCCAAGCTCATCGTCGCCGACACGATGAACCTCTGGATTCAAACCGAGCGTCCCGAACTCGTAAAAATGCTCGGCAAGATCCACGGCCTGGTCCTGAACGACGGCGAGGCCCGCCTGCTCACCGGCGAGAAGAACCTCATCACCGCCGCCCGCGCCGTGCTCAAGATGGGCCCGAAGTTCGTCGTCATCAAAAAGGGCGAGCACGGCTCGATGCTCGTCGGCGACCGCGACGTCTTCGTCCTGCCCGCCTACCCCGCCGACAAGGTCGTCGACCCCACCGGCGCCGGCGACAGCTTCGCCGGCGGCATGATGGGCTACCTCGCGACGCAGCAATCCCTCAGCCCCAGCACCATCCGCCGCGCCATGGCCTTCGGCACCGTCATCGCCAGCCACACGATCGCGGACTTCTCATTGGCAGGATTGCAAGCGACGACGCGCGATGCGATCGACGATCGCTACGATGCGTTCAAGCAGGCGATCAGCTTCTAA
- a CDS encoding NUDIX hydrolase, which yields MAKKTTPTTVYNGKFIQMKSRNGWEYASRTKATGIVGIVAVTDAGELLLIEQFRPPVNQTVIEIPAGLAGDTAGSETEALLVAARRELLEETGYTARRWKQLAVGVPSAGICDEVITLFLATGLKKTADAAGDESEDITTHLVPVAKVEAFIKRQQRKGKTVDLKVYAALNWAAQAGKASAAK from the coding sequence ATGGCCAAGAAGACCACCCCCACCACCGTCTACAACGGCAAGTTCATCCAGATGAAGTCGCGGAATGGCTGGGAGTACGCCAGCCGTACGAAGGCGACCGGCATCGTCGGTATCGTGGCCGTCACCGATGCCGGCGAACTGCTGCTCATCGAACAGTTCCGCCCGCCGGTGAACCAGACCGTGATCGAGATCCCCGCCGGCCTCGCCGGTGATACGGCTGGCAGCGAAACCGAGGCCCTACTCGTCGCCGCCAGGCGCGAGCTGCTGGAAGAGACCGGCTACACCGCCCGCCGCTGGAAACAGCTCGCCGTCGGCGTCCCATCGGCCGGCATCTGCGACGAAGTCATCACCCTCTTCCTCGCCACCGGTTTGAAGAAGACCGCCGACGCCGCCGGTGATGAATCGGAAGACATCACCACCCACCTCGTCCCCGTCGCCAAGGTCGAAGCCTTCATCAAGCGCCAGCAACGCAAGGGAAAGACTGTCGACCTGAAGGTCTACGCCGCGTTGAACTGGGCGGCGCAAGCGGGGAAGGCGTCAGCCGCGAAGTGA
- a CDS encoding ATP-dependent DNA helicase RecQ: protein MPVDIDTPTASDVLRDVFGFNTFREGQQAVVDRLLAGRSVLAIFPTGAGKSLCYQLPALMLDGVTLVVSPLIALMKDQIDFLVRKGVAAARSDSSVSTAEAGETFRRLRDGSLKLLYIAPERLANERFLNTLSRLNIALMAVDEAHCISEWGHNFRPDYLKLAPLAKRLGIPRVLALTATATPPVAKQIAAAFGIEPSDVVQTGFYRPNLSLVVSPSTDGERAHTLLKRLRTRPPGPTIVYVTLQRTAETLATFLAENGIDAVAYHAGLDADVRHAIQDTFMASAGQVVVATIAFGMGIDKRDIRYVYHFNLPKSLENYAQEIGRAGRDGKESICEMFACISDRVTLENFTFGDTPTSEAIAGILKTVLTAGEQFDVSTYELSNANDTRPLVVETLLTYLQLDGYIESTGPFYTEYKFQHAWPLADIFAGYDADRAAFLRDIFGRARKLKTWSVLDVHQIALDLGQPRERIVAAITYLEERGDLVVQVGGIRQGYRRLQTITDGRPLTKTMSDRFHTREVRDVERLDEVTKFASHQGCKTRRLLTYFGEPTEADCGHCGWCRGHRPGGLPTPVPTEPTTAERQSLRQLQSERHSALSTPRQLARFLCGIPSPGASRAKLTKDRRFGSWSGVPFRDVLAMVTE from the coding sequence ATGCCAGTCGACATCGACACACCAACCGCCAGCGACGTGCTGCGCGACGTCTTTGGGTTCAACACGTTTCGCGAGGGACAACAGGCGGTCGTCGATCGTCTGCTGGCGGGGCGATCGGTGCTGGCCATCTTCCCGACCGGGGCGGGCAAGAGCCTGTGTTATCAGCTGCCGGCCCTCATGCTCGATGGTGTCACGCTCGTCGTCTCGCCATTGATTGCGCTGATGAAGGATCAGATCGACTTCCTCGTCCGCAAGGGCGTGGCTGCGGCGCGGTCGGATTCATCCGTATCAACCGCAGAGGCGGGCGAGACGTTTCGCAGGCTGCGCGACGGGTCGCTGAAGTTGCTCTACATCGCGCCCGAACGGCTGGCCAACGAACGCTTCCTGAATACGCTGTCGCGACTGAACATCGCGCTGATGGCGGTCGATGAGGCCCACTGCATCAGCGAGTGGGGCCACAACTTCCGGCCCGACTACCTCAAGCTTGCACCGCTCGCTAAACGCCTCGGCATCCCGCGCGTGCTCGCCCTTACCGCCACCGCCACGCCACCGGTTGCTAAGCAGATCGCAGCGGCGTTCGGGATCGAACCCAGCGACGTTGTGCAGACCGGCTTCTATCGGCCCAACCTGTCGCTGGTCGTCTCGCCCAGCACCGATGGTGAACGGGCCCACACGCTGCTGAAGCGCCTGCGCACGCGCCCGCCCGGCCCCACGATCGTCTACGTCACGCTGCAGCGCACCGCCGAGACGCTGGCGACGTTTCTCGCCGAGAACGGCATCGATGCCGTCGCCTATCACGCGGGTCTGGATGCCGACGTTCGCCACGCCATTCAGGACACCTTCATGGCGTCGGCGGGGCAGGTGGTGGTGGCGACGATCGCCTTCGGCATGGGCATCGACAAGCGCGACATTCGCTACGTCTACCACTTCAACCTGCCCAAGAGTTTAGAAAACTACGCTCAGGAGATCGGCCGCGCCGGTCGCGATGGCAAGGAAAGCATCTGCGAGATGTTCGCCTGCATAAGCGACCGCGTGACGCTGGAAAACTTCACCTTCGGCGACACGCCCACCAGCGAGGCGATCGCCGGCATTCTGAAAACCGTGCTGACGGCCGGCGAGCAGTTCGACGTCTCCACGTACGAGCTGTCCAACGCCAACGACACGCGCCCGCTCGTCGTCGAAACGCTGCTGACCTACCTGCAACTCGACGGCTACATCGAGTCCACCGGCCCGTTCTACACCGAGTACAAGTTCCAGCACGCCTGGCCGCTCGCCGACATCTTCGCCGGCTACGATGCCGACCGCGCCGCCTTCCTGCGCGACATCTTCGGGCGCGCCAGGAAGCTCAAGACGTGGTCGGTGCTGGACGTTCACCAGATCGCGCTCGACCTCGGCCAGCCGCGCGAGCGCATCGTCGCCGCCATCACCTACCTCGAAGAGCGCGGCGACCTGGTCGTGCAGGTCGGCGGCATTCGCCAAGGCTACCGCCGACTGCAGACCATCACCGATGGCCGCCCGCTCACGAAGACCATGTCCGACCGCTTCCACACGCGCGAGGTGCGCGATGTCGAACGGTTAGACGAAGTCACGAAATTCGCCTCCCACCAGGGCTGCAAGACCCGCCGCCTACTGACCTACTTCGGCGAGCCCACCGAGGCCGACTGCGGCCACTGCGGCTGGTGCCGCGGCCACCGCCCCGGTGGGTTGCCTACGCCCGTCCCCACCGAGCCCACCACCGCCGAGCGCCAGTCCCTCCGCCAACTCCAATCCGAACGCCACTCCGCCCTGTCCACCCCGCGCCAACTCGCCCGCTTCCTCTGCGGCATCCCGTCGCCGGGCGCCAGCCGTGCCAAGCTGACGAAAGACCGCCGCTTCGGCAGCTGGTCCGGCGTGCCGTTCCGCGACGTGCTGGCGATGGTGACGGAGTGA
- a CDS encoding SDR family oxidoreductase, whose amino-acid sequence MAQNTPATAPGQQNAGGNKGLTNPLTEYPQPPFPRQPQEWPGLTSKMDPRPDHGEQSYKGSGKLTGRKALITGGDSGIGRAVAIAFAREGADVAFGYLPFEEPDAKEVVALIRDAGRKAVALPGDIRDENFCKQLVQNAVDQLGGLDILVNNAGRQTSQPSIDEISTQQFDDTFKTNVYAMFWITKAALPHLPPGASIINTASIQAYDPSENLVDYAQTKACNVSFSKSMAKQLAKNGKGIRVNAVAPGPFWTPLQPSGGQPQEKVETFGKESPMGRPGQPAELASTFVLLASADSSYITGEVFGNVGGSSPF is encoded by the coding sequence ATGGCACAGAACACACCCGCGACCGCGCCCGGCCAGCAGAACGCCGGGGGCAACAAGGGTCTGACCAACCCGCTCACCGAATATCCGCAGCCACCGTTCCCGCGCCAGCCGCAGGAGTGGCCGGGCCTGACCTCGAAGATGGACCCGCGCCCCGACCACGGCGAACAGAGCTACAAGGGCTCCGGCAAGCTCACCGGTCGCAAGGCGCTGATCACCGGTGGCGATTCCGGCATCGGCCGCGCCGTCGCCATCGCGTTTGCGCGAGAAGGGGCCGACGTCGCGTTCGGCTATCTGCCGTTCGAGGAACCGGACGCGAAGGAGGTCGTTGCGCTCATACGCGACGCCGGGCGCAAGGCCGTCGCGCTACCGGGCGACATTCGCGACGAGAACTTCTGCAAACAGCTCGTGCAGAACGCCGTCGATCAACTCGGCGGCTTGGACATCCTCGTCAACAACGCCGGCCGCCAGACGTCGCAGCCGTCGATCGACGAGATCAGCACGCAGCAGTTCGACGACACGTTCAAGACGAACGTCTACGCGATGTTCTGGATCACCAAGGCCGCGCTCCCGCACCTGCCGCCCGGTGCCAGCATCATCAACACCGCCAGCATCCAGGCGTACGACCCGTCCGAGAACCTCGTTGACTATGCGCAGACGAAGGCGTGCAACGTGTCGTTCAGCAAGTCGATGGCCAAGCAGCTGGCCAAGAACGGCAAGGGCATCCGCGTGAACGCCGTCGCCCCGGGCCCCTTCTGGACCCCCCTGCAACCCAGCGGTGGGCAGCCGCAGGAAAAGGTCGAAACCTTCGGTAAGGAATCGCCCATGGGCCGCCCCGGCCAACCCGCCGAACTTGCCAGCACGTTCGTGCTGCTGGCCAGCGCCGATTCGAGCTACATCACGGGTGAGGTGTTCGGCAACGTCGGCGGTAGTTCGCCGTTCTAG
- a CDS encoding SPFH and helix-turn-helix domain-containing protein — MALMDFIRGELIEIIEFNDDSRDTISWRFPDSDREIKRGAQLIVRESQVAQFVYLGQFGDTFGPGKHELITDNIPVLTTLKGWKYGFESPFKADVYFVNTRLFTGNKWGTSNPVMMRDADFGVVRLRAFGTYDFRVVEPRLFLKEIVGTDHNFRLDEFADTMRSRLVSVFSDALATAKVPALDVASRYGELGDALVPLINPIMTSKYGIAIESFIVENVSVPPEVEEAIDKRSSMSVVGNLNDYVKFQMGKGMATGGGAGSGGAAAEMAIGFGIAQEMMRGTGGAVGGVAPGGGAFAGATSQSTTASGGTAAAASATAAGLMGLPEVAQYLGVTEADVMAAITAGDLKAKKIGSQYRITRTAIDEFLAS; from the coding sequence ATGGCACTGATGGATTTCATCCGCGGCGAACTGATCGAGATCATCGAGTTCAACGACGACTCGCGCGACACCATCAGTTGGCGCTTTCCCGATTCCGACCGCGAGATCAAGCGCGGCGCGCAGCTGATCGTTCGCGAATCGCAGGTGGCCCAGTTCGTCTACCTCGGGCAGTTCGGCGACACGTTCGGGCCCGGCAAGCACGAGCTGATCACCGACAACATCCCCGTGCTGACCACCCTGAAGGGCTGGAAGTACGGCTTCGAGTCGCCGTTCAAGGCCGACGTCTACTTCGTCAACACGCGCTTGTTTACCGGCAACAAGTGGGGCACCAGCAACCCCGTGATGATGCGCGACGCCGACTTCGGCGTGGTGCGCCTGCGCGCGTTCGGCACCTACGACTTCCGCGTCGTCGAGCCGCGGCTGTTCCTGAAGGAGATCGTCGGCACCGACCACAACTTCCGCCTCGATGAGTTCGCCGACACGATGCGTTCGCGCCTCGTCAGCGTCTTCTCCGATGCGCTGGCTACGGCCAAGGTGCCGGCGCTCGACGTCGCATCACGCTACGGCGAACTGGGTGATGCTTTGGTGCCGCTGATCAACCCGATCATGACGAGCAAGTACGGCATCGCGATCGAGAGCTTCATCGTTGAGAACGTCTCGGTGCCGCCGGAGGTGGAAGAGGCGATCGACAAGCGGTCGAGCATGTCGGTGGTGGGCAACCTGAACGATTACGTGAAGTTTCAGATGGGCAAGGGCATGGCCACCGGCGGTGGTGCCGGCAGCGGTGGGGCGGCGGCGGAGATGGCGATCGGCTTCGGCATTGCCCAGGAGATGATGCGCGGCACAGGCGGCGCAGTGGGTGGCGTGGCCCCGGGTGGTGGCGCGTTCGCCGGCGCGACCTCGCAATCCACAACCGCCTCCGGTGGAACCGCGGCCGCTGCATCGGCGACGGCGGCGGGATTGATGGGCCTGCCGGAGGTTGCGCAGTACCTCGGTGTAACCGAGGCCGACGTGATGGCCGCCATCACCGCCGGTGATTTGAAGGCGAAGAAGATCGGCAGCCAGTACCGCATCACCAGAACGGCGATCGATGAGTTTTTGGCCAGCTGA